A window of the Gossypium arboreum isolate Shixiya-1 chromosome 2, ASM2569848v2, whole genome shotgun sequence genome harbors these coding sequences:
- the LOC108466597 gene encoding linamarin synthase 2-like: MGSIKSHAVCLPFPAQGHINPMMQLAKLLHSRGFHITFVNTEFNHRRLIRFRGEEAVKGLPDFRFEAIPDGLPSSDSDATQSVPEIFIATRNNCLAPFLGLLSKLNSSPQRPPVTCIVCDGIMNCGTKAAQLIGVPYVQLWTSSTVSFLGFLHYKELAQRGIVPFKDEHFVNDGTLEMPIDWIPGMPNMRLKDIPSFIRTTDTDDFMFNYIMEVSQECLNSSSIIFNTFDDLDKEVLKVLASKSPNIYAIGPLASLSKNLLEKQYDLLNSSLWKEDTSCIEWLNTMEPKSVVYVNYGSVTVMSNHHLKEFAWGLANSKCPFLWVVRPDLVMGESAILPREFLEEIKGRGFIISWCPQEKVLSHSAVGVFLTHCGWNSILEALSEGVPLICWPFFGDQQTNCRYVCTTWGNGMEINPDIKRENVEAVVKEMMERDNGQRIRQKALEWKKKAESAISLGGSTVTNFDRMINETLSHGRIIKS; this comes from the exons ATGGGTTCAATTAAATCGCATGCCGTATGTCTTCCATTCCCAGCACAAGGTCATATTAACCCCATGATGCAACTGGCCAAGCTCTTGCACTCTAGAGGCTTCCATATAACCTTTGTCAACACCGAGTTCAATCATAGACGGTTGATACGGTTTAGAGGGGAAGAAGCTGTTAAGGGCCTGCCCGATTTCCGGTTCGAAGCCATACCCGATGGGCTGCCATCTTCCGATTCCGATGCAACTCAGTCTGTTCCGGAAATATTCATTGCCACACGAAATAATTGTTTGGCTCCATTCTTGGGGCTACTATCTAAGCTTAATTCCTCACCCCAACGGCCGCCTGTTACTTGCATAGTTTGTGATGGAATCATGAACTGTGGTACCAAAGCAGCTCAACTCATTGGGGTGCCTTATGTTCAACTCTGGACTTCTTCAACCGTTAGCTTTCTGGGATTTCTGCACTACAAAGAACTAGCTCAAAGAGGCATTGTTCCTTTCAAAG ATGAACACTTTGTTAACGATGGGACACTTGAGATGCCCATTGATTGGATCCCTGGTATGCCTAACATGCGTCTCAAGGACATACCAAGCTTCATAAGAACCACCGACACTGATGACTTCATGTTTAATTACATCATGGAAGTATCACAAGAATGCTTAAATTCATCTTCAATAATCTTCAACACATTCGATGACTTGGACAAAGAAGTGCTAAAAGTTCTTGCATCCAAATCACCTAATATTTATGCAATCGGTCCACTCGCCTCACTAAGTAAGAACTTACTCGAAAAACAATACGACTTATTAAATTCAAGCCTATGGAAGGAGGACACAAGCTGCATCGAATGGCTTAACACAATGGAACCCAAGTCAGTGGTGTACGTGAATTATGGGAGTGTAACTGTGATGTCTAATCATCATCTAAAAGAATTTGCTTGGGGACTTGCAAACAGTAAATGCCCATTTTTATGGGTAGTTAGGCCCGATCTTGTGATGGGTGAATCAGCTATTTTGCCAAGAGAATTCTTAGAGGAAATAAAGGGAAGGGGTTTCATAATAAGTTGGTGTCCCCAGGAAAAAGTGTTGTCTCACTCTGCAGTCGGCGTTTTCCTTACACATTGCGGATGGAATTCTATTTTAGAAGCTTTATCCGAAGGTGTGCCTTTAATTTGTTGGCCATTCTTCGGAGATCAACAAACGAATTGTCGATATGTGTGCACCACGTGGGGCAATGGCATGGAAATCAATCCAGACATAAAGCGTGAAAATGTGGAAGCTGTTGTTAAAGAGATGATGGAAAGAGATAATGGGCAAAGGATAAGGCAAAAGGCATTGGAATGGAAGAAGAAAGCTGAATCTGCCATTAGCCTTGGAGGATCTACTGTTACCAACTTTGATAGAATGATAAATGAGACCCTAAGTCATGGTCgaataataaaatcataa
- the LOC128284178 gene encoding zinc finger BED domain-containing protein RICESLEEPER 2-like produces MIDSKAQLCLDVPTRWNSTYMMLKVAEKYERAFESYVRDDHNFFLDLTAGDGVPTFDDWEIVRRVIKVLEPFYHLTLKVSGSLHVTSHSLFEVLTDVHCLFDGWQDCGDLEIISMTSKMREKYNKYWGEGNKINMLVYLAVIFDPRCKMSFLDFGVNLLFPNVANDIIKMIDKELHCLFNEYSSNAGRIELFEGRSSSLTNLCSSMEIDQSEMKTGLAKQKYLKKKKQVGLESKSELDRYLGEDEEVNNSSSFDLLLWWKMNSPRFPILAQMARDIFAIPISTVASESAFSTGGRVLDSFRSSLTPLMVEALVCTQDWLRKSSDAINLEDYVDELQIMEDDLFKIPEDQEDVSRLSTVIEAQERS; encoded by the exons ATGATAGATAGTAAGGCTCAATTGTGTTTAGATGTGCCTACTAGATGGAACTCAACATATATGATGTTAAAGGTGGCTGAAAAATATGAGCGTGCATTTGAATCATATGTACGTGATGACCATAATTTTTTTCTTGATCTTACTGCTGGAGATGGAGTTCCTACATTTGATGATTGGGAAATTGTTCGAAGAGTTATAAAAGTATTGGAGCCTTTTTATCATCTTACATTGAAGGTGTCCGGATCTTTGCATGTTACCTCTCATTCACTTTTTGAAGTATTGACGGATGTGCATTGTCTTTTTGATGGGTGGCAAGATTGTGGAGATCTAGAAATAATTTCTATGACTTCCAAAATGAGAGAGAAATATAATAAGTATTGGGGTGAAGGAAACAAGATCAACATGCTAGTTTACTTGGCGGTCATCTTTGATCCGCGATGTAAAATGAGTTTTTTGGACTTTGGGGTCAACTTGCTTTTTCCTAATGTcgctaatgacattataaaaatgATTGATAAAGAATTGCATTGCTTGTTCAATGAGTATTCTTCTAATGCTGGGAGAATTGAATTGTTTGAAGGTAGATCTAGTTCTTTGACTAATCTTTGCAGTTCAATGGAAATAGATCAGTCAGAAATGAAAACGGGCTTGGCCAAACAAAAATACCTTAAGAAGAAGAAACAAGTTGGATTAGAAAGCAAATCTGAGTTGGATAGATATTTGGGTGAAGATGAAGAAGTAAACAATTCAAGTTCATTTGATTTACTATTGTGGTGGAAAATGAACAGCCCTAGGTTCCCTATTCTTGCACAAATGGCTCGAGATATTTTTGCTATTCCTATCTCAACAGTTGCCTCGGAAAGTGCATTTAGCACGGGTGGACGTGTTCTCGATAGTTTTAGAAGTTCTCTAACTCCTCTCATGGTCGAGGCTTTAGTTTGCACACAAGATTGGCTTCGGAAATCTAGTGATGCCATCAATCTTGAAGATTATGTTGATGAACTTCAAATCATGGAAGAcg ATTTATTCAAAATACCCGAAGATCAAGAAG ATGTTTCAAGATTATCAACAGTGATTGAAGCACAAGAAAGAAGTTAA
- the LOC108465208 gene encoding UDP-glycosyltransferase 85A8-like → MGESVIFPRELLEEIKGRGFIISWCTQQKVLSHSAVGIFLTHWGWNSILKALFESVLLICLSFFGDQQSNCRYVCTTWDNGMEINLDIKRENVEVVVKEMMEGVNGQWIRQKALEWKKKAETGISLGGSTVTNVDRMINEA, encoded by the coding sequence ATGGGTGAATCAGTTATATTTCCAAGAGAACTCTTAGAGGAAATAAAGGGAAGGGGTTTCATAATAAGCTGGTGTACCCAGCAAAAAGTGTTGTCCCACTCAGCGGTCGGCATTTTCCTTACACATTGGGGATGGAATTCTATTTTGAAAGCTTTATTTGAAAGTGTGCTTTTAATTTGTTTGTCATTCTTTGGAGATCAACAATCGAATTGTCGATATGTGTGCACCACGTGGGACAATGGCATGGAAATCAATCTAGACATAAAGCGTGAAAATGTGGAAGTTGTTGTTAAAGAGATGATGGAAGGAGTTAATGGGCAATGGATAAGGCAAAAGGCATTGGAATGGAAGAAGAAAGCTGAAACTGGCATTAGCCTTGGAGGATCTACTGTTACCAATGTTGATAGAATGATAAATGAGGCATAG
- the LOC108466712 gene encoding linamarin synthase 2-like: MGSIKSHAVCLPSPAQGHINPMMQLAKLLHSRGFHITFVNTEFYHRRFIRSRGEEAVKGLPHFRFEATPDGLPPSDSDATVKYQKIIEDEFKHCGWNSILEALSEGVPLICWPFFGDQQTNCRYVCTTWGNGMEINPDIKRENVEDIVKEMMEGDNGQKVRQKALEWKKKAEAAISLGGSVVTSFDRMINEALSHGRVVKS, translated from the coding sequence ATGGGTTCAATTAAATCGCATGCAGTATGTCTTCCAAGCCCAGCACAAGGTCATATTAACCCCATGATGCAACTGGCCAAGCTCTTGCACTCTAGAGGCTTCCATATAACCTTTGTCAACACCGAGTTCTATCATAGACGATTTATACGGTCTAGAGGGGAAGAAGCTGTTAAGGGTCTGCCTCATTTCCGGTTCGAAGCCACACCCGATGGGCTGCCACCTTCCGATTCTGATGCGACTGTTAAGTATCAGAAGATTATTGAAGATGAATTTAAACATTGCGGATGGAATTCTATTTTGGAAGCTTTATCCGAAGGTGTGCCTTTAATTTGTTGGCCATTCTTTGGTGATCAACAAACGAATTGTCGATATGTGTGCACCACGTGGGGCAATGGCATGGAAATCAATCCAGACATAAAGCGTGAAAATGTGGAAGATATTGTTAAAGAGATGATGGAAGGAGATAATGGGCAAAAAGTAAGGCAAAAGGCATTGGAATGGAAGAAGAAAGCTGAAGCTGCCATTAGCCTTGGAGGATCTGTTGTTACCAGCTTTGATAGGATGATAAATGAGGCCTTAAGTCATGGCCGAGTAGTAAAATCATAA